cggaacggtactCCGAGAGAtctcccctgcatatttacttcgGGACTAAGGAACGGTATTctaggagatccccctgcatatttactttgggactacggaatggtattccgggagatccccttgttCTGCACATttgctttgggactacggaatggtattccgggagatccccttgttCTGCACATttgctttgggactacgaaacggtattccgggagatccccatgttctgcatatttacttcgggactacggaacggtattccggtagatcctcctGTGCTGCGAACATTTTACGTGAtgtccgttcttttccttatgcATACTAGCTGGTATAAATTATGTTAGGATACTTGCACAAGCTTACACATAGCTAAGCATCCTTATCGAATAAGAGGTTTTTCTTGATATTCCTGAGTATAGAGGCACACCCTTGTTTATTTGCCTTCCATGTGCGAATGGGGCTCTATTTGGCACGTGAGTCATCCGTGCGATTATGAGGTGTGATGAGGTCACAAGACACCAAGTGTTAGGGTTCGGGTATTGAGAACCGTGAGTTGTAATTATTCGTGGTTCGGTACTTCGTGAAGGTTGTTGACTAAAGAATCAAATGTGAAAGTTGTCGTAGTTGCTGAGATATTATTTATCCTTGTTGTACCTGTGATTTCGGATTTAGGTTGTGTTTCCGCTCACTCTTCTGTGTCCTTATTATGGTGTTCCGCTGTTACTTGTTATTTTCTTCCTTATTGCATATACTGTATTGTTAGCCGTATTGCGTAGTCTTTATGCAAATATCATATTATGTTGTTTTCTATGCTTATACTTGTTcagtttattagaccagtaggtgtctctgttcctcgtcactactctatcgTGGTTAGTGTTAATACTTACTGAGCACcgttgtggtgtgctcatgctacacttttgtatatttttacgcAGATCCAAGTATTTGCTCGTTAGTAGTTGTGCGGATCATTACTGtgaagactcaaggtaaacctgttgcagCGTTCGCAGGCTTCGGATTCACCTTCCTATTTTTGTATTCACTGTTTTACTTTTTTCCAAACAGTTGTATTTGGAAGCTGTAGTAAactctatagagcttatgacttgtagagACTTCTATTTCGCGACTGTTAAATTGTAATTATTATTGCTGTTATTCAGTACAAGTTAGGTTTACCTactccctaagactaggtgccatcacgatacccaaCGGAGGAGAAATTGGGTCGCGACAATTCCAAAACAGAAACATTTTTTAACATACTTCTCTCCTATCTGTTATCAATTCAAAACTGTTTCTTTCATAAAATTAAAGCTTACAGAGAAACTTAAGGATTTCAAAAACAAAATTATAAGAAACAAGAACATATTTGGTTCCTTGTCGACATAACTTACATAACTGAGATTGTGTGCCTCTTGCTTGTGTTGAATTATAACACTAGCGAAATTATCTCCAGACTTCAGTTCGTCCGATTTTTCATTCAAAAACTTTGTTCCTTAATAAGCTCTTTTCGCGAGCCTTTAAAGTCAACCAATCTCCTGGCAGTACAGAAATCACTGATATATGCAAGACTAATTCATAGAAGTTACATACACCAAATGAAGAATTGGAGCACAAAAACATAATACATTGAAATATCATGATCTAGCGAAGTTATCCAGGCTCTACCGAATGTTTTTCACCGAGTTAGTTCCTTCTGCCCCGATCACGATCACCATCACGAGCTCGATCACGCTCACGGTCATGAGCACGCATACCATCACCGTCTAATCCTCGCTTTCTATCTTGCTCTTCCCCTCTTCCGAGAATCTAGTCGCCTCTTTTCATAGCCCCTCTCATTCCTATTGTCTCTGTACCTAACTCCATGTGCATGACCACCACCATATTCCACCTCATCTTTCTGATCCGCCTTTTCACTCTCCCTCCAATTCCCCTTATCTCCATGCCTCACTTTATCCGCATGTCTCTTATCATGGTCAGGTCTCTCTCTCCCAGCTTTGTGGttatcataatcagtgtttcttCTATAATCCAGATCGTTCCGACCCCTATAATCCCTCTCCTTCTCACCACTTGGTCTCGTCCCACTTCCACGATGCCTCTCTTCAGTTCTGTAATCTTTACTTCTCCCCTCCTGCCTATGGCATTCATATCCATCTCTTTTTCTATCCTTCCGGACTCCGACATCATCCAATTCCCTATGTTTAggattgtgattttcatgatgtTTCCCATCTTCATAATATCTTCCTCTCTTATTTCCTTTAGGACTTCCAACAGCATCTTCGTCAAATACCATTTCATACCTTGATTTAAATGTTTACAAAAGTTAAAGCTTTAGAGAGAGATAAACAGGAGGAATGAGGTGTGGGTCACTAATTCCTACAAACCTTGAGTTACCATCTCCGCCACGCTGCTTGTTGTCTTCTTTAAGTACGTAGTTCGACTGCTGTTTGGCGGCATCACCAGTGCAGTCTTTAGCCACGTGATCAAGAGAACCACATTTGAAGCAACCTCTTCCTGAAATAAATAAATGCTATCCATCAGCTTTAATTGGCAGGGGGGCCTGCAACAATGTTGCTTGCAATCCAATGTCCCAAAAGAGCAGATACATATAAGAAAGGTATTTTGGAACTACATTCAAATGAAAGTTATCATAGAAAGAAATCAATAAGCAAGCTCACAGAGGGATACTTTACTTGAGATTGTGGGAAAAATATTGCTGGCAAGCTCACGAAGGGATACTTTAGGCTGGAAAGGCAGCAGGGATAGAAACTTTTCAGTGAAATCTTGTTGTTAGACTCTGATAATGAACGTGGCAGGGGATGGTGCTATATGACACTGGGAAATGATTTGGATACAAAATAGCTTTCTTTGGATGGGTTGTAGCAGACAAAGCTTGTCTAACGCAGGAAAAATTACAAAGAAGAGGTTTTAACTAATGTAGCTGGTGCTATaattgcaaaaaataaaaataaaaataaaataaaaaataaaaaaaaatcgtgaTACAGTTGATCACTTGCTAATAAACTGCCATATTGTGTGGCAGAATTTGGTGTATGTTGATTTTGCTTTTGATGCTGATGCAGTGCTGGAATTTTTGGATCCTTACAACTATATGAGGATTTCCACCCAGCATGTTATTATACTTGCTCAGTATCCTCTTGGTACTGAGATCTGTTAATAAAACTTACTTTTACCTATCAAACAGAATAGACTAATTCACTAATCTATCACCACATTTGACAACCTTGAGGGAAAAGTTCCTATAGGATAACCCGTTCAATGTAACTCATTTACGGAACATAATCTGTCAATTGGTTACACCAACTGAAACAGTAATTAATTTTAGGGAACCACATGGCACAATAATGACACTGAGTAGAACTATCAACAGTAACTACTAAAATGAAGTTATGATCCTAAAAAGCATAAATCCAAAATGCACTTGCATGGATGCGAAAATCAGACTATCATCTACACAGATGAGCAAAAACTATCTGATATCAAATTCAAAATGTCATACAACCAGATGACATCATCTTACTATAGTACTCAGTTTCTAATGCAAATAAATCCCATTCAGAATTGACCAGACAAACACATTACACGATGTGCAAAGTTTACCTTTACCCATATGGTCTTTGCGTCGATATTGGGACCACAACTTTGCAACACTCTGGCTGAAATCAACATGTATCCTTCGATCATCAATTAGAGTATTATCCATCTATGAAAAACAGCAAAAGTTAGTCATCTAAATCATAGTTCTCCCACCATGTATGTCGCTACCTTCTAATTAAGTATAAAAACACATACAACTTCAATGTTCACGTAACAAGTTAATGaataaaagaacaaaacaagCTAGATGGGAATGCACACCATTTTCAAGCACTCCTGCCTTCAAGATTGATTGTCcactttcattctttctttttcttttgatgaaAAACTTGTCTACTTTCCTTTCTGGCACGTTTAAAAAATATTGTCTGCTTCCATTAAAGGAAGTTCTACCCCACATTCCATCACACCAAATGTTACAAGGATTCCACTTTAGCTCACACCTCTTGTATCCATCGTAAACCAAAAACTGACATGGTGTCCTCATATGTTCCTCAACTGAAATGCTTAGGATAAACACTATAAAATTGACTCAGAAAAATAAATGATCAACAGGACATTCCATTTGAGTAGAAAACGCATATTTTTCTATCAGGAGGAGGAAGCAAAAAGAGAATATTCAAATTAACAGAAAGTCATTCATTCAGTTTGGACTTTGGAAGGCAGCCACCTCATATGTAATGCTACTGCGAAAGATAAGGTTGTGCTTAAACCACTTGCAACTCGATTTCATCAGTATGACACTcctctttcttccctttttatccCTTTTCATCTCCCTGGTCATATCCCAAGGGAAAGGGAAAAATAACATGTTTACAACCTGTAGCTTATGATGCCATAGGGATCAAAAGGTTCAGGAACAAAAAAGAGCAAAAGAACCCCATACGCTATATAAATCACTATATGCCACAGGGTGATATAGCCTCTGAATCAGTCAAATCGTTACCTACACTGAGTGAGATATACATCTTAGATCTGTTCTGAGTTCACAAAGAGAAACTCTaagtttttgtgtttttttttggaACAGGTAAAGATGTAATTCTATTAAAATCAGAAAGCTGGCACTAAGATGGTGCCAGGGAATTACAATGTTTGAAACCTTCCTgagcaaaaacaaaaaagagaaggttCCACCTATATAAGCACATATTCCTGTAGTGAGGATGTCGAGTCGAGCATGCTACTTCTGTTATTTATATCCTGAATATTTGCCCAaaaagccaaaagccataagaGAAATTCTAAGTTTAATGTTATTCGAGAATGGGATCTATAGAAAACAATCCCTTCATACATTAAGCAGACAAGTTGTGAATACAAATATTATGCCAACACGTTTATCAAGCACTGCTTCTATAAACAACAGCCTTAATGCCCACCAATAAGGATCTTTGAAAATCAATCTTTGCAATCACTTTCAACAAACGTATCTCATACACATTATATCATTTGAAAAAGGCCTAGTAGTACGGGTGCTGCATAATCAGTATTGGATTTCCTTACACTTAGCATCAAGATCATACAGTACCAAAAGGAGAAGCATCTGTTAAATGAGATACATCCTAACACCAGCATTCAGTTTTCACATTAAATTTGAAGCTCATAAGTACGAACATCTTAAGTCATTTGAAAAATAGATACAATTAATTAAATACATTTTACATTTCAATAAAGCATTCTTCTTCAGTACCTTATAATATGCTTGTTCACAGGCCTCTTTGTCCTCAAACTCTgccaaaataagaagttatacaaTCAATACAAAAGGAAACACAAAGGAAAGAAAGCATTCACTTGCACAATGATTAATTGGggttaaaagaagaaaaacaacataGCTAAACACTATCCAGTTCAGCAGTTACGCAAACAGAGAAAGGGAAACAAAAGTGAAGATATGAAACCCTCTCTGCAAGTTCTGTCCCCTTTCTTGCCTTCTCTTCTGGAATCTCCTCAAAAGCTTGTGCAAAAGAGTTATACCCCAACATTCCGTTGTTTTTCTTTCATATTCTTCAATCCAAAGAAGCCCTAACGTTGACATGGGTTATTCCTAGTGAGGGTGAGAAGAGAAGAGTATCACTGGTAAAGGTAGCAGCCTGACAGTGTTTTGAATAGCATGAGGCGACAAAAAGCGATGAGGACTCGCTTCACTAAGGCGAGAAGCGTACTGCTcgcattttttatgtgaagcgccaattaatacaaaaaaataaaatattaaatttgcATATATAAATAACTAAAAACTCAATAACAACAGCATATTAATAAATATATCAATTCAAAAACTCAATCGATAGAAATCAAATATATTAATATATAGAGAGAGATATAATATATTATTGTTTATAGAGAAAAATTAATTATAATTAAAGAGAGAAAATAACAGTTATTTGTAATTATAGAGAGAAGTTAATATGCAATTAATAGTTTACtaaactggaaaaaaaatcaaaagagagaaacagaagaagaaagaagagagaagcGAAAACAGGGgtcaaagaaaagaaagaaagaatattTCTGCCGGAAATCAGTTGTTGCCGAAAAGAAGAACAAAGAAGACTTACTAccggaaaaaagaaaagaaaagaaagaagaaagaagagaggcGTAGTGCCGGAAAAGACGCGGGAAAACAGAGGCTTACtgcccaaaaaagaaaaagaaaagaaagaagaaagaagtacctgtaAGTCGAAGAAAACCCTAACTTTTATTAagtctcttcttttttctttctctttttttaaaaagcGACGCCTCTGTCGCTACCTCGCCTTGTCGCCTGGTTGGTGCTACTTCGCCTCGCCGGCGCTTTTTAAAAACGGATCGTAACAGATCAAAAAAAGCGCCTGATCCTCTCTTCGCGTCACTACGTCGCTAATCGCTACTCGCTATTAGCGACGTAACGAGCGCTATTTACAATAACACAGGTTATAATATGATCAGTGGTGAAGCAAACAAATAAGGCGTGTATCATCAGTGGTGATACACACCTTGTGTTTAGAAACGTCTTGGCTGGGAATGTAAAGCAGGTCAGGCATTCTTAATGGAAATAAGATCACATTAAGAGGGAAAGGACAGAGAATGGTGATGGCATTCACCACCTTAGATGATGATCAAGGTGTTGTCTGTTTACAATAGATCGTCATTTCCGACAAAATAGCAGGCACCAATAAAATCAATTGGAGATCAAGGTGTTGTTTTCAGCTACGAGTAGTATACAGCCAGAGGAGGTTATCAATCAAAGATTTTAGAATCATCCTGATCAAATACTATTGAGGACTTTGCATTGGACAATGTTGATAAAGTAGTATACATATTGGTATTGTTTTCAAAACTCAAAAGTATATATATAGGTAGGAATATCGGGCAAACATAACAGGTCATCCATGGTTCAGATAATTTAGAGAACTTTTCCTTGAATAGTGCAATACTAAAAGATCTTCCTACCGAAAGTGGCTGGTCAACACCAGTTGCTCTCTTAATAGGTTTTTGACACCCTTGAAGGTACTGATATTGCAGCAGGCCTAGACTTGCTGGATGGCATGGGTAACTCACATCACTTCCTTAGAGTTTAAGATTATGGAAAAAAACACATTACCGGGTGAAGAATCAGCAACAAGGTGCACATATTTTTGTTAAGCTTTAATACCTCACAATTTTTTAATGGAATCTTAAACATACCAATGAAAGCATAGCAGAGGCTATCCCCAGTCTTGAAGTCCCTAATAATTTCAGCACTGAGGAGAGCAAGCAATAAGAGATGAGAGAAATTTCAACACATATTGGCACTAAatgaacaataaatagcatgtaaaatattcaaaatatgatAACAAACTTACGATGTCACGGTTCCAAAGCGTGAGAAGATTGTATACAGGTCTTCATCCTGCATGGAAAAATATTGTATGATGGTACCAGAAAGAAAGATGGCATACGTGTTCAAAAAATTGGATGATCAAGAATTAAAGCTTAAACAATCTCTTTCCTTTTAAAAGACTTAACAACAAGAATAAAGCAAAAACTTACTTCAGTAACTGgatttaatttacaaacaaacagCACATTGTCAGGAGGCTTTATCTCAGCATCAGGAATGTCTCCTACCTGTGACACGAGTTAGCATGATTACAATTTGGAAGGCCTACAATTTTTGAATGATCAAACAGTTTACAAAAGTTCTTACACTTTCAAGTACTACTGCTCGGGAATGTGCTTCTTTTGCATGCAGAACCTCCTCAAGTTCTTGTATACCCAGTTGCTCATCCATTGGCACCCAATCATCTTCTAGTCGCACATCATCTTCAACCTAAGTAGATAGAAAGATGTAAGGGCATGAATAACATAAAAGGGTAATTGCTTGACTAAGTGGACAACGAACATGTTAGGGATATTATTACATATCTTCTTTTATGAAAATTTCATTCCCAAGGAAGATGGGTATAAGGAAGAGCCTTAGGTCCCACCCTGTGATCACATCATGTGTGCAAGCCATGCAGTCTCATTGGAGATCAGGAAGGGAATCGCGAAACATGCCTATTGTTTTACACCAAGAAAGAAAGACTGCTCTATGCAATACATATTATGctaagtatatataaaaaaaaataaaaaataaaaaataaaaaaccttAGATTCTTGTTGGaattacacaacaacaacaacaacaacaacaacaacacagtgtaatcccacaagtggggtctggggagggtaatatgtacgcagaccttacctctaccccgaggggcagagaggctgtttccaggagaccctcggctcaaagaggcaacaagagacactatattagtactatcaatagactcataataaaacaacataaagtaccataaaatccataacataacataaataccataaaaa
The Nicotiana sylvestris chromosome 11, ASM39365v2, whole genome shotgun sequence DNA segment above includes these coding regions:
- the LOC104232804 gene encoding peptidyl-prolyl cis-trans isomerase CYP59-like, which codes for MSVMIVTSLGEMVLDLFTDRCPLTCKNFLKLCKIKYYNGCLFHTVQKDFTAQTGDPTGTGSGGDSVYKFLYGEQARFFGDEIHLDLKHSKMGTVAMVSAGENLNASQFYITLRDDLDYLDGKHTVFGEIAEGLDTLNRINEAYVDEKGRPFKNIRIKHTYILDDPFDDPAQLSDLIPDASPEGKPKDEVEDDVRLEDDWVPMDEQLGIQELEEVLHAKEAHSRAVVLESVGDIPDAEIKPPDNVLFVCKLNPVTEDEDLYTIFSRFGTVTSAEIIRDFKTGDSLCYAFIEFEDKEACEQAYYKMDNTLIDDRRIHVDFSQSVAKLWSQYRRKDHMGKGRGCFKCGSLDHVAKDCTGDAAKQQSNYVLKEDNKQRGGDGNSRYEMVFDEDAVGSPKGNKRGRYYEDGKHHENHNPKHRELDDVGVRKDRKRDGYECHRQEGRSKDYRTEERHRGSGTRPSGEKERDYRGRNDLDYRRNTDYDNHKAGRERPDHDKRHADKVRHGDKGNWRESEKADQKDEVEYGGGHAHGVRYRDNRNERGYEKRRLDSRKRGRAR